Proteins from one Pygocentrus nattereri isolate fPygNat1 chromosome 16, fPygNat1.pri, whole genome shotgun sequence genomic window:
- the drd1b gene encoding dopamine receptor D1b produces the protein MDVNYSTVLDSNLAQRGSSKRVLTGCFLSLLILTTLLGNTLVCAAVTKFRHLRSKVTNFFVISLAISDLLVAILVMPWKAATEIVGFWPFGAFCNVWVAFDIMCSTASILNLCVISVDRYWAISSPFRYERKMTPKVAFIMISVAWTLSVLISFIPVQLNWHKAQSTSYAELNGTYDEVPDNCDASLNRTYAISSSLISFYIPVAIMLVTYTRIYRIAQKQIRRISALERAAESAKNRHSSMGNTGGMDSESSFKMSFKRETKVLKTLSVIMGVFVCCWLPFFILNCMVPFCEPNESADFLCISPTTFDVFVWFGWANSSLNPIIYAFNADFRKAFSILLGCHQLCPGSNSIEIVSINNNGASEPASQYQPKGHIPKEGNNSNYVIPHSIMCQDDEAQKKEDDSGIKTLEKLSPSMSGNLDSDADISLEKINPITQNGQHKSIPC, from the coding sequence ATGGATGTGAACTACTCCACGGTCCTCGACAGCAATCTAGCACAGCGTGGTTCGTCGAAGCGCGTCCTGACCGGATGCTTCCTTTCGCTCCTCATCCTGACCACTCTGTTGGGGAACACGCTGGTCTGTGCCGCTGTCACCAAGTTTCGCCACCTGCGCTCCAAAGTCACTAACTTCTTTGTGATCTCGCTGGCCATTTCCGACCTCCTGGTGGCCATCCTGGTGATGCCATGGAAGGCGGCCACTGAGATCGTAGGGTTCTGGCCTTTCGGCGCCTTCTGTAACGTCTGGGTGGCCTTTGACATCATGTGCTCCACTGCCTCCATTTTGAACCTGTGCGTCATCAGCGTGGACAGGTACTGGGCCATCTCCAGCCCATTCCGCTATGAGCGCAAGATGACCCCAAAGGTGGCTTTCATCATGATAAGTGTGGCATGGACACTGTCCGTGCTCATTTCCTTTATCCCCGTGCAGCTGAACTGGCATAAGGCTCAAAGCACCAGCTATGCAGAGCTGAACGGCACCTACGATGAGGTCCCCGACAACTGTGACGCCAGCCTTAACCGCACGTATGCCATCTCCTCCTCCCTCATCAGCTTCTACATTCCGGTGGCCATCATGCTGGTCACCTATACTCGCATTTACCGTATCGCCCAGAAGCAGATCCGCAGGATCTCTGCCCTGGAACGAGCGGCCGAAAGTGCCAAGAACCGCCACAGCAGCATGGGCAACACTGGCGGCATGGATTCCGAGAGCTCCTTCAAGATGTCCTTCAAGCGCGAAACCAAAGTCCTCAAGACACTCTCGGTCATCATGGGCGTGTTCGTGTGCTGCTGGCTGCCCTTCTTCATCCTCAACTGTATGGTGCCCTTCTGCGAGCCCAACGAGAGCGCAGACTTCCTGTGCATCAGCCCCACCACCTTCGATGTCTTTGTGTGGTTCGGCTGGGCAAACTCCTCGCTCAATCCCATCATCTATGCCTTCAATGCCGACTTCCGCAAGGCGTTCTCTATCCTGCTAGGCTGCCACCAGCTCTGCCCCGGCAGCAACTCCATTGAGATTGTGAGCATCAACAACAACGGCGCCTCCGAGCCTGCCTCGCAGTATCAGCCCAAGGGCCACATTCCCAAAGAGGGCAACAACAGCAACTATGTGATCCCTCACAGCATCATGTGCCAGGATGATGAAGCACAGAAGAAAGAGGATGACTCTGGGATTAAGACCTTGGAGAAGCTCTCCCCATCCATGTCTGGCAACCTGGACAGTGATGCCGACATTTCCCTGGAAAAGATTAACCCCATCACTCAAAATGGACAGCACAAATCTATACCTTGCTAA